In Acomys russatus chromosome 26, mAcoRus1.1, whole genome shotgun sequence, a genomic segment contains:
- the Hsd11b2 gene encoding 11-beta-hydroxysteroid dehydrogenase type 2, with product MERWPWLSGGAWLLVAARALLQLLRSDLRLGRPLLAALALLAALDWLCQHLLPPPAALVVLAAAGWIALSRLARPPRLPVATRAVLITGCDTGFGKETAKKLDAMGFMVLATVLDLNSPGALELHSCCSPRLKLLQMDLTKPEDISRVLEFTKAHTTSTGLWGLVNNAGFNSVVADAELSPVASFRNCMEVNFFGALELTKGLLPLLRHSRGRIVTVGSPAGDMPYPCLGAYGSSKAAVALLMDTFGCELLPWGIKVSIIQPGCFKTESVTNVNLWEKRKQLLLANLPGELLQAYGEDYIEHLHGQFLHSLRMALPDLSPVTDAIIDALLAARPRSRYYPGRGLGIAYFIHHYLPEGLRRRFLQNFFISHCLPRALRPGQAGPAHDQDTPHGPNPSPVAAR from the exons ATGGAGCGCTGGCCTTGGCTGTCCGGCGGCGCCTGGCTGCTGGTGGCGGCCCGCgcgctgctgcagctgctgcgcTCAGACCTGCGTCTGGGCCGCCCGTTGTTGGCGGCACTGGCGCTGCTGGCCGCGCTGGACTGGCTGTGCCAGCACTTGCTGCCCCCGCCGGCGGCGCTCGTGGTGCTAGCTGCTGCTGGCTGGATCGCGTTGTCCCGCCTGGCGCGCCCTCCTCGCCTGCCCGTGGCCACTCGCGCGGTGCTCATCACCG GTTGTGACACTGGCTTTGGCAAGGAGACAGCTAAAAAACTGGATGCCATGGGCTTTATGGTGCTGGCCACTGTGTTGGATTTGAATAGCCCTGGTGCCCTAGAACTGCACAGCTGCTGTTCCCCTCGCCTAAAGCTGCTGCAGATGGACCTGACCAAGCCAGAGGACATCAGTCGCGTGCTAGAATTCACGAAGGCTCACACCACCAGCACTG GCCTGTGGGGTCTTGTTAACAACGCGGGCTTCAACAGTGTTGTGGCCGATGCGGAGCTGTCTCCAGTAGCAAGTTTCCGCAACTGCATGGAGGTGAACTTCTTTGGTGCACTTGAACTGACCAAGGGTCTCCTGCCACTGCTGCGTCACTCAAGGGGACGTATTGTGACCGTTGGCAGCCCAGCAG GAGACATGCCATATCCCTGCCTGGGAGCCTATGGAAGCTCCAAGGCAGCTGTAGCACTGCTTATGGACACATTCGGCTGTGAACTGCTTCCCTGGGGGATCAAGGTCAGCATCATCCAGCCTGGCTGCTTCAAGACAG AGTCAGTGACCAACGTGAACCTCTGGGAGAAGCGCAAGCAACTGCTGCTGGCCAACCTGCCTGGGGAGCTGCTGCAGGCCTATGGTGAAGACTACATTGAGCACTTGCACGGGCAGTTCCTGCATTCGCTCAGAATGGCACTGCCTGATCTCAGTCCGGTTACAGATGCCATCATTGATGCACTGTTGGCAGCTAGGCCACGCAGCCGCTACTACCCAGGCCGTGGCCTGGGGATCGCGTATTTCATCCATCACTACCTGCCAGAGGGCCTGAGGCGCCGCTTCCTGCAGAACTTCTTCATAAGTCACTGTCTGCCCCGAGCACTGAGGCCTGGCCAAGCTGGCCCTGCTCATGATCAGGACACACCCCACGGCCCAAACCCTTCCCCAGTTGCAGCTCGGTGA